The Clostridium sp. DL-VIII DNA window TATTGTATTTAATGATAAATAATTATCCGTAGAAGCTCTATTTGATTTATATTTTAATACTCCTATAGTTCCAAATATAATTATTATTATAGTAACTAAAACTCCTATTTTTAATCTCTTCGTCCTCTTTTTTAAAGTGTTAGCATTTTGTAAATCTTCCATGCATTTACTCACCTAACTCTCCTCCCAAAAATAAGCCTTTATAACTATTTAAATACATCTACAAATTTAATCCAATAAAAAATAACACAATCCCAAAATTTATAATCCCTAACAAATCTTACTATTACGTCCTTTTATCATCATACATATTTACTTTCATAATATTAGAAAACTTTGCTATCATAAATTGATTATAACATATTTTGTAAAAAATATGCTAATTAATATTATATATTCCAATTAACCTATTAATCTCCTTATAATATCCTCAAAGGAATTTTTCTGCTTAGTAATTCTAATGGACTTAATTTCTTCTATGTCTCTATAAAATTTAAACATTAAACCTGCAGTGGTAGCCTCAGCCATTGTTAGTATCCTCGAAGTAATCAGACGAAACCTTACACTCCTGTTTTTCACATGAGAATGCTTCCTATATATATTTATAGCTCTTTTGCTATTAGAAATAATATATTGATTTAAAGAATTAAAATATATTCCTCCTTCTTTTATTTTGAATTCATCATAATGTATATGCATTCTAATTACCCAATTCTCATAACTTCTGTGATTATCTAATAAATTAACGTTAGCATGCTGTGGAACTGTCAAGTCTTGAATTAAATGACAAGCTGCCCCTAAATAGAACATCGAACTTCTAATATCACCATGAAAATAATCATCAAGAGCTTTTGCGTAGTATGATATGCATTCCTTTTTTGCATTGCTGCTTCCATATAGTCCTTTGTCCTTATGTGGATTATAAAAATGATTATTGCTTTTTAGATCTTGATCAGCCCAAACTACTCCTGCATTTATATCATCTATATATAAGTTCATAAGTTTATGCGCTTCTATATGTCCATCATTTTTTAATATTATTACGGCCTGAACATTTATGAATTTATGAACTTTACACTCAGTCTTTATTATTTTTTTCTTTATAGGATTTACAGCTTTTAATATGCCTTTAAATACATATGAATAAGATTTTTCTAGAGTATCCATAATCACCATTCCTATTAATATACTTATGCTAAAGTTATTATAAACATAAATCTGACTATTATCCGTAAAGAATCTAATCTTTTAATATAAATAATTTTATTATATTGTATTTTTAAACATCCTATTGGGCAAAATATATATATGTGGATTCAAAAGAATAATTCATGGAGGTATAGTTATGTTCGATAAATATAAAGATTCTAACAAAAATATCAAAATTAATGATATGAATGCTGTTACAGATAGCCATCTAGATTCTATAATCGCTTATGGTCCCTATAATTTAGGAATAGTTGATATTGAAAAGAGACCTTCATTAGATAGTACTTCAATAAAAGACTTAACTAAATAAAAAAGCCAATCTTATGCATTAACGTCATAAGATTGGCTTTTATACTTAACTCTTAATTACTTTTATCTATATCTAAGATTGTTTGTAATAATACATTTGCACCCTTCCAGCAGTTTTCAACAGGTGTAAATTCCTTTTCACAGTGACTGTGTCCATCTTTACTTGGAACAAAAATCATTGTAGTTGGAATCACATCTGTAATGAATTGTGCATCATGGCCTGGACCACTATACATTCTCATTGAGGAGTATCCATATTCCTTGGCGTTCTTTTCAACATAATCTATAAATTCAGGATA harbors:
- a CDS encoding zinc dependent phospholipase C family protein; protein product: MDTLEKSYSYVFKGILKAVNPIKKKIIKTECKVHKFINVQAVIILKNDGHIEAHKLMNLYIDDINAGVVWADQDLKSNNHFYNPHKDKGLYGSSNAKKECISYYAKALDDYFHGDIRSSMFYLGAACHLIQDLTVPQHANVNLLDNHRSYENWVIRMHIHYDEFKIKEGGIYFNSLNQYIISNSKRAINIYRKHSHVKNRSVRFRLITSRILTMAEATTAGLMFKFYRDIEEIKSIRITKQKNSFEDIIRRLIG